CCTGATGTTGATCGTTTTGACTTTGACCTATACTGTGACAATTGAATCGTACCAGATAGACtcctccttatcaccgcatcataaTCCATTTTGTTTTTTCGTCTGCACCTCAAAGTTAATCACGATGACCATGTATTGAATAGATAATGATTTGTTTACTCCAACCATGAATTGAAGAAGGAAAATGAATCCAGGGTGAAAGAGTTAGGATTAGACTGCAAACAGGGACAGAGTAAGAGGGTGAGGTGAATGTGAGGCAATGGCACGGTCACCCCTTTAATATAAACATATTACTTTAATACCCAATATGAAATTCTTGACTCTATCCTTAACAACAAATAAAGTCATCTGCAAGACTGCAACCATGAGGCTACTAGCGAGCCGGCTAGCCCTTGTGAGTTCACCGGCAACTGCAAACAAGACTTCCCATGGTCATGACTCATGAGCAGCCTCACAATGCCGTGGGAGAGATTCACAAGGTAGATTGATAACTATGAGAGGAAAAAACTCACTCCGTCTAATTTTGAATGGacaataaaaaatctaaaaaagaatctataaatgatttttttaaatcgGTTTGTTAATCCATTTTTTTGTTTAATCAACACACAACTAACCCCTTTTGATTACACTCATCCGTGATACCCCTTCACTATCGATTTCATAACATACGGAGGGGTCAATAGTTCATGGTCACACATGAACTCAAAACTACATCCAAATGTGTCAGGATGAGTAAATATTATATGCCACTATTAACAATGGTTAAACTACACAcatcaaacaaacaaacaaacaagaaaAAGCACCATGATTTCaatagtgaaaaaaaaaacaaggtgcTATAGCCACCAAAACCATGAAACTTGCATCAATAAACATTGATGAATTCAAGATTCCAACTGAGGGAGGGAGTTAGTAAAGACATCTTTGTCAGGGACTTTAAAGACGGATGAATTTCACTTTTACCTCAAGACTTATTATAAAACTGAGACATGTAAATCAgaactttattaaaaaaaatgtgaCTCTGAAATCTTTAAAGCACAATTTAATTAGGCTGGCATTTGACCAATTTGATCTCGTGTCCTGATTCTTCCAAGTGCTCTCGTTTCTCTTTGATGTTTATGGCAAATAAATGAAGGAATCATTAAAACCTCACAGCTTGTTTTCTGAGAAATGCTAGAGTTCTTATGAACAAAGAATGATAAAGCAATTGATTTTGCTGACAGAATTGATGTGCCATGAATTCTGCATTTACCTCCATCGATGCATGCCATTGCTTCAGTACCGCAAGCGTTTAATGCAGAAAACCAAGTTGCCCTTTGCAGAGGCCGACTGAAAGGACCCCAGTTGCTAAGCCTCTAGATATACGGATCCAATTATTTCCGGAGATAACAAGATCTTCCCCGGATTCGCCCTATCGGTAAATATGAAAGTGCTCAAGGTACCGCGCTTAGTAGCCGATCTCCACAACTCATCTCCCATTGTTAGCCGATAGAATTctcttatctatattttttatggACCAGGGATGACCCAATCTAATTACGGTCGGATCATGATCATAATTCGGCCACAATCAGTTATGATCCTTCCTGAATTCACCTTTCCATTTAGATTATAGTTTGGGTCAAAATAGGCGGTCAGAAGTCGCCCGGAGGCCCCCCGCTCGGCACCTGGCAGCCCGGCCACCCGCCCACCATGATGGCCTCCGCCACTTATCCCGATCCAAACTACAACATGGTGGGAAGATGAACCCAGGGGATCATAATCACTTGCGGTTGGATCGGATTGCGACTACGACCCCATCATAATTGGGTTATGGACCATCCCCTGATCCATAAAAAATGGACCAGAGGATTTTTTTCCCCGTTGTTAGGAGTGTAATTGAACTAAACTAAGTTGAATAATAAGGGGTTCAAGTTCAGCTAAGTTGATTTTCCCTTAAGTTCAAGTTCGGTCGAGTTCGAttcgagttttaatttttaagcttAAGCTCGGTTcgtaataaatttaaatagttcGCAAATGAGTTTCTAGACGAAAATGTTGGTGAACCTCTTAATGAACATGTTCACAAGCCTTTAAACGAATATCTTCACAAGCTTATGAACCAAATACGGTTAAGCTTAAGTTCAACTCGATAATGTTTTCGAGCTTGAAATCAGGCTCGATCTCAACTTGTTAATTTAATTGTACGAATTTGAACTATATTTTTGTTTGAACTGAGACTTGAATAGCTAGCGAGCGACTTTACTCATTTATAGCCTTACCCATTGTTGAGCCGTATAGGCTAGTTAACTGGTTTTACAAGATACTATGTGCCGCCTTGCACAGTCATCCGTTGATTTGGCTTGTCAATTGGTTTTGGAAAACACTATTGCACAGTCGCTCCGTAAATTAATAGTCTTATTGCATATTTCAGTTAAATATTGAACCGTGGTACTCTGTAAATCCACCAACTATCTTTCTGTTGCACCATGCCTGAAGGGGCAAttcatgtttcattttttttggtaATGCAGGTATCCAGCTATTACGATTCGACTAATTCTAAAGTGACTTATCCGACCCCATGGAAGTTTTCTATCGATCATCCAAGTAAATCGGGAAGCATAGATGAGTCTTAATAGGTGGCCCAATATCACAACTTTTCTAAACTCCATGGGTATAATATGCCATGAAAGAGATTTGAACTTTTGTTGTCTAGGGAGTCGGCCCCATCTTTTACCATTGCACCATAGTCCAGGGGTCACAATTTATTTGAGTAAAAGGTGATAACGCTTACCCCAGACAGCCCAGTATCACCAACCGCTCGACTAGATATAGGCAGATAAATCACCAAGACATTTTGTCTTAGTATAGCGACCCTTTGCATGGAGAGATCAGACATCAAATGAGATATTTTACATCTACTAAAAATTGATTCTACGACTTGTTGTAATAATCACCCATGTAATCATAATTCATTTTTATAAAAGGTGAAATCCATCATCCGACAACCCCATGTTATCCCACACCTTTAAAAAgggaataaattaaaaaaaatctaaactagCCATCACGTCATAATAACTCTTCAATCTTTATTATCATTCAATAAttacttaattttataaattataatcaaCTTAAATGTGCCCTGAGGGCCATGTAATCACAATTCATTTTTCACGCTTCAGGTGATGGCATTCAAATTCTTTCTTAATAATGGTCTCCGCATCACAAGTTATACTCCAAACAACCCTATTTCTCAAGCCTTATCTTAATAATTTTGACCTCTTTGAAGACGCATtgtgaagaaggaaaaaaaaaacaaagtgtaAAGATTCAAAATATTTCTGAGATTGTGCAGGTGTGGGGGTGTGTACAGTGCAGTGCATGCTAATCTTGTGACTACTGAGAATTGCAGTAATGAGCTTACAGACAAATAAAATTATGGCCCTGACACATTTGGTGATACCTAATTCATACTAACCCAGATCCATGTGCCCCACATGATCCAAGTTTTGGTAAGATTTGTTAAAGAAAATCTTCCTCTTGGTCCCATCTAATCAGATCTGCAGCTCAATCATTTGGGCGTGGTAGACTGTCCATGCAGCTTCTGAGACGGAGGAATCAAACTACTAACTCAAAAGACCACGAGAAAGATTCGGAGAACGCCAGCTAGATTTGGACGGATTGATGACCGGGTTGGTAAGGGTGTCCATGGATCATGCCTGGGGCGGGACACTCGTATTGACCCGATGCATGATGGTTTAGATAAGCGATAAATAATCGGTTAACAACTCacccaattaaattaaaattgaataaattatttttttaactaacCGAACCAATTAAATTTTTCTATAAAAACTGAATAAATTGTTAGAGCctatattcaaaatatatataaatttctaaattaaccaaATCAAATTTATTGATGGTTTCCCTAACAAACTAGAATTAACACAGCCGCAGCACTGTCCGCTTCACCAGAGATGGCCTTAAAAGCACTTGTCAAAGGATGAACTGCTCGTGCATGATGCCTTGCCCCTCCTCATGCAATGCATTCTTCGTTCGTACTTTGCTTCCCCACCCTCGTCCTCCAGTGACTGATTAACCCTCAAATGAAGCATatactcctcctcctcttcttcttcttcttctgaccgGGTTTGATTCGTGGCCATGGCAGTTCTTGGAGGTGCCACTGCTTGTGTTGTTGTTGTTTGGCTGCAGTTCTTCTGTTTCTGCTCGAGCTTGAACCACGAAGGCGGATTGCTTTTGGACGCCAAAACAGGGCTGGAAGACCCCTCCAATGAGCTGTCCAACTGGGACGCCGGCGACGCCACGCCCTGCCACTGGACCGGCGTCGCTTGCTCCGGCGACACCGTCACCGCCGTGGACCTCGCCAACCTCGGGCTCGTCGGGCCCTTTCCTGCCGCCCTCTGCCGCCTCCCTAACCTCGcgttcctctccctctcctacaACTACATCAACTCCTCCCTCTCCGATTCCGCCCTCGCCCCGTGCGCCGCCCTCGCCCATCTCGACCTCTCGCAGAACCTCCTCGTCGGCCGCCTCCCCGACGCCCTCGCGGCGCTTCCTTCGCTCGCCTACCTCGACCTCTCCGGCAACAATTTCTCCGGCGAGATTCCGCTGTCTTTCGGGCTGTTCCCGCGAATCCGAGCGTTGTCTCTCGTCGCCAACCTGCTTACTGGGGGCATCCCCGCCTTCCTCGGCAACCTGACCACCCTCCGGCAGCTTAACCTCTCGTATAACCCCTTCTCGGCCGGCCGCATCCCGCCCGCCCTCGGCGATCTCGCGTCGCTGGAGGTGCTCTGGCTCGCCGGGTGCGGCCTCGCCGGCGAAATCCCTCCCTCCCTCGGCCGGCTCTCCAACCTCACCGACCTCGACCTCTCCAGCAACGCGCTCTCCGGCGGTATCCCCGCGACTTTCGCCAACCTCTCCAGCGTCGTCCAGATCGAGCTCTACCACAACTCGCTCTCCGGCCCCATTCCCCTAGGGTTTGGCAATCTCCGATCTCTGGTTCGGTTCGATGCGTCGATGAACCGGCTCGACGGGCCACTTCCGGACGACATCTTCGATGGCCCGCGCCTCGAGAGCGCCCACGTCTACTCCAACCGGCTCACCGGCCGAATCCCCTCGGGCATCGCCCGGTCCACGAGCCTGGTCGAGGCCCGGCTCTTCGATAACCGGCTCAACGGTTCGCTTCCTCCCGACTTGGGAGAGAGGTCGCCCCTGATGCTTCTCGATCTCTCCGATAACTCGCTCTCCGGCGAGATCCCCGCCAGCATCTGCCACCGAGGTGTGCTAGAGCAGCTGCTCTTGATGGACAACATGTTCTCCGGTAGCCTTCCGGACGGCCTCAGCCGGTGCCGGACTCTCACCCGAGTCCGTCTTAGGAACAATCGACTCTCTGGTGAGCTTCCCGCCGGATTTTGGGGCTTGCCGCATCTTTGGCTACTAGAACTCAGAGGTAATTCCTTCTCCGGTCTGATATCTCCCCTCATCGCCCAAGGCGCGAACCTCTCCAACATCCTCATCGATGATAACCAGTTCGCCGGCAGCATCCCGTCAGAAATGGGATCTCTTTCGAAGCTGTACGAATTCTCTGCCGCCAACAACATGCTATCCGGGTCGCTGCCGGCGTCTCTTGCTGACCTGCGCGAGCTGGGTAAGCTCGACCTCCACCACAACCTCATTTCCGGAGAGCTGCCTCGAGGGATCCAGTGGAGTAAACTCAGCGAGTTGAACCTCGCTGACAATGCTTTCACTGGTGGCATACCGCCAGAATTCGGTGAGCTCGCAGTGCTCAACTACCTTGACCTCTCCGGAAATCTCCTCACCGGAGAGATTCCAATCCAATTGCAGAACTTGAAGCTCAACGAGTTCAACTTTTCGAACAATCACCTCTCTGGTCCTCTCCCACCTCTTTTTGCCCTGGAAGCAGACAGGAACAGCTTCCTCGGTAACCCAGGACTCTGCAAGGCCTCCTCTGGGCTATGCCCTGTTTCATATGGAAGAACGTATAGCCATAGTTTCATATGGTTGCTCCGCTGCATCTTTATATCTGCTTCATTGATATTTGTCATCGGAATTGCTTGGTTCTCATGGCGATATCATAAATACACGAAGGAGAATCTGGCATTTGACAAGTCCAAGTGGTCGCTGACTTCATTCCACAAATTGGGATTCAGTGAGTATGAGATCTTGAATTGCCTTGATGAAGATAATGTGATTGGCAGTGGTGGTTCAGGGAAGGTTTACAAGGTTATTCTCAGTAACGGAGAGATTGCTGCTGTGAAGAAGCTGTGGGGCTCTTCAAAGAAGGATCTTGAGAATGTAAACCAACCGATTGATGATGGTTTTGAAGCTGAGGTTGCCACGTTGGGGAAGATTAGGCATAAGAACATTGTGAAACTGTGGTGTTGTTGCAGCCACAGGGACTGCAAGCTTCTGGTTTATGAGTACATGCCTAATGGGAGCTTAGGAGACTTGTTGCATAGCAGCAAAGGAGGAATGCTGGACTGGCCGATGCGGTATAAGATTGTGCTTGATGCGGCAGAAGGGCTTGCTTATCTCCACCATGACTGCATGCCCCCAATTGTGCATAGAGATGTGAAATCTAACAACATCCTTTTGGATGGAGAATATGGTGCAAAAGTTGCAGATTTTGGGGTTGCCAAAGTCATGGAGATGATGGAGAAGGAACCAAAATCCATGTCTAGAGTTGCTGGTTCATGTGGATACATTGCACCaggtttgatattctttaatTAGATGGGATTCTCTTTATATACATAATCTTGATACTTTTCCATATCTGAAGTTGACTTAACAGTTTGATTGTTGAATCATGTGTTCCATGACTATTTTTTTCCCCCACTGAAAAGCTTCTTAGATGGTTTTCTTACTAAATATGCTGGCATTATAGTTAGTCATAAGAAATTTATTGGCAACAAGATGATGTTTTGTCAAATTGTTATTCCTGAAAATTTTGACATTTTCCTCTTCAGAAATCATGTCCGAGTcatttttgtttttcaatcttagGGTTTCTCATCAAATTTTACTGCATAGTTTGACATCTCATGATTCATTGACTTGGTTTGTGAAAACTTGCATACTTGTTTGGTGTCACAATTGACTTTTCTTCCAATGTTTCAATTGTCTTGCAGAGTATGCTTACACTCTTCGGGTTAACGAGACGAGTGACATATATAGTTTCGGCGTGGTTATTCTTGAACTAGTGACCGGCAAACCCCCTATTGATCCTGAGTTTGGAGAAAAGGACTTGGTGAAGTGGGTATCCAGCACTGTCAGCCAGAAGGGGATCGAGTATGTTATCGATCCCAATCTTGATTCATGTCACAGGGAGGGGATCAGCAAGGTCCTCAGCATTGGCCTTCTTTGTACTAGTTCACTCCCGATTAACCGTCCGTCCATGAGAAAGGTTGTGAAGATGTTGCAGGAAGTTAATGCAAAAAACATGCCCAAAATCAGAAAGAATGGCAGCAAATCATCTCACTGTTACTTGAAAGATCCCATTGAATATGGAAGTAATGTTTAAGCAGGTAGTGTGCCAGGAGCTCTTATTTCAGGAGGCAAGAGCCAATGATAGtaaatgaaatctacttgtgaTCCTcggcttttttttttctttccctttttcgtTTCGTTTGTTTAACAAATTAGGGAAAAAGAAACTGCACAAGGGCATCTTTGTGGATATATGCTTCTTCCTCTGATATCCATTTCTGCTGCTAAAATGTAACAAAAAGCATTAACCTTAATAAATTCTAGATTCTATGTTTGGATCATGTATGCCTAATACATTCCTGCAAGATTTGCTGATGAACTCTATTCAATTTGACAGAACTGTGAATATAGCCAAGACTTCATATCTTGAGAAAGAAATTCACAAATATCAGTGATACACACATACATTTCGCTATTCAATGAGTTCACAAGATCAAGCATTTTCTCTGCTTTCGGCTCTTCTTCTTCAGCTTAGGCGGGCAAAGAACTACTTTTATCGCAGCATCGAAGACGGCCTTCACattctaagaaggagaagaagtggaaaagagaaaaatatatGAATAATGTCGCAAGCATTTAGAAATTCATGGTTTCTGATGCTGCTGAACCTGCTGAGTTTTAGAACTGCACTCGATGTAGACGGCTGCACCGATCATCTTCTTCAACTCTTCTCCCTGTGCAGTAGTTATCGGAGTTGCTCCAGGATGATCAAGGAAATATTGCTTGTCTTCGCGTAAATCTGCACCAAATTTGATTATGCAGGTAACGAGAGGATCCATGAGCTGGTAGATCTTTTCTTATTTCTCAATCTACCTTACCGAGTTTTGTTCCCACAAGAACAATTGGCACAGTCGGAGCATAGTGCCTCAGCTCTGGAACCCACTGGCAATCATCAACAAGGAAAACACCATCATCAGAAACAACTaatccaaaataaaataaaataaaataaaaggagtttaacCTTCTTGTAAATGTTCTCGTAGCTTGCTTTACTGATGAGAGAAAATGCCAGCAGAAACACATCGGCTCCTCTGTAACTCAGGGGTCTGAGCCTGTTGTAGTCCTCTTGCCCTGAAAGTAGGCACGGAGTCGATGAATCATGTTGCTTCTTTCATTCGAGAGATTGTTTTGCATGATATATAGCTCTCACCTGCTGTGTCCCAAAGCCCGAGGTTGACCGTGCTCCCGTCTACGATCACATTGGCGCTGAAATTGTCGAACACCGTCGGCACGTAATCCTGTTCAGCAGTCGCTTGATCAGCCGGAAAAAAGTTTCAGAACAAAGAGGCGTGGGCGTTACCGTCGGAAAAGTATTGCTGGTGTAGGAGATGAGCATGCACGTCTTCCCCACGGCTCCGTCGCCGACGGTCACACACTTGATGAACCTCGCGGCGCTCATCGTGGCTATCGTTTGCTCCACTGCCTCCGAGTTGTAATGCTGCTGAAACTACATATTTATACGCATGTCGCAGGGCTTAATCACCAGTgaaaatgagagagagagagagaggttggTGGGGATTGTGTTTGAATTTTGAACGGGGGATGTAAGCCGCCGGTGGTCGTGGATAAATTTTTAGTTGGTATCAGATATTTAATTTAAGCAGATTAATTTTGAAGGGACCGGTCCGTCCATTTGAACTTTGAAAGGCAAGATAATGATGGCCTGCTGCACCATATCTCgcatctttttcttttcttttgctttgcCTTGCTTTGAGTGCAAGAGTGCCACTGAGGATCATCAGCTGCTGCCCAGGAGGCTCAGTGGGGAGGGTTTGTTGGTTGGTTAAGTGAGGAGTAAGGGAGGTGTAGCTTAAGGCTTCCCCTCCTTTTTTTGCCTGGGCTAATTATGATACAAACATCACCATGATTGCATGCCCATCAAGGTTCTGCCACTCAGCAGAGTTAGTGCCAGAGAGAAACTTGGGGAAGAAATGAGGAAAAGTAGTGAAGCAATTCTCAGTGGGTTTAGGTGAATGAGTGTGAGTTTGGCAAAAGGTAGGAAAAGTATCTTGTGACAATGTTTTCCTGAAGgactctggtgatttttcttctAAGGTAGGCTTGTTGGTAGTTAAATGCTCAGGTTTACTGGTACGATTGTTTACATTTCAATTGCAACTCTGGTAGTTAAATGCATTTTCGTTCTACTGCTTCTTAACGGATGCCCTTTTGGAGATAGGGGAGCTTGGGAATCTGACCAGACTAAGACAAGTTGAGTTCAATCAAAATTGAGGTGTGATTGAGTTTGCTCAAATTGGATGCAATGCAACTGAAGTAGTTTGAAGTCTGATGGAATTCACTTGAGTTAATACACTTGAACTAATACAGCCTCCTTTTATGCATAACATGAAGAGGTGTCTCTGTATTAGCACAAGACTACATCTCAAAGCAACAAATTCATGGACTCCACTTCTTCGACTCTAAGACGAACATATGATGCACATCTGACAACTATTATGCACATAGTTTCGATGCATCCAACAACACGACATCAATAATAGCTTATAGACCTTGTGGGAGAATGCCGAGAGGGTTCACACAAGTAGTATCATACTAATAAGAACTCAGTACAAGAGGCAATGTCAAGAATCATTCTGGAA
This region of Zingiber officinale cultivar Zhangliang chromosome 9A, Zo_v1.1, whole genome shotgun sequence genomic DNA includes:
- the LOC122019657 gene encoding receptor-like protein kinase HSL1, yielding MAVLGGATACVVVVWLQFFCFCSSLNHEGGLLLDAKTGLEDPSNELSNWDAGDATPCHWTGVACSGDTVTAVDLANLGLVGPFPAALCRLPNLAFLSLSYNYINSSLSDSALAPCAALAHLDLSQNLLVGRLPDALAALPSLAYLDLSGNNFSGEIPLSFGLFPRIRALSLVANLLTGGIPAFLGNLTTLRQLNLSYNPFSAGRIPPALGDLASLEVLWLAGCGLAGEIPPSLGRLSNLTDLDLSSNALSGGIPATFANLSSVVQIELYHNSLSGPIPLGFGNLRSLVRFDASMNRLDGPLPDDIFDGPRLESAHVYSNRLTGRIPSGIARSTSLVEARLFDNRLNGSLPPDLGERSPLMLLDLSDNSLSGEIPASICHRGVLEQLLLMDNMFSGSLPDGLSRCRTLTRVRLRNNRLSGELPAGFWGLPHLWLLELRGNSFSGLISPLIAQGANLSNILIDDNQFAGSIPSEMGSLSKLYEFSAANNMLSGSLPASLADLRELGKLDLHHNLISGELPRGIQWSKLSELNLADNAFTGGIPPEFGELAVLNYLDLSGNLLTGEIPIQLQNLKLNEFNFSNNHLSGPLPPLFALEADRNSFLGNPGLCKASSGLCPVSYGRTYSHSFIWLLRCIFISASLIFVIGIAWFSWRYHKYTKENLAFDKSKWSLTSFHKLGFSEYEILNCLDEDNVIGSGGSGKVYKVILSNGEIAAVKKLWGSSKKDLENVNQPIDDGFEAEVATLGKIRHKNIVKLWCCCSHRDCKLLVYEYMPNGSLGDLLHSSKGGMLDWPMRYKIVLDAAEGLAYLHHDCMPPIVHRDVKSNNILLDGEYGAKVADFGVAKVMEMMEKEPKSMSRVAGSCGYIAPEYAYTLRVNETSDIYSFGVVILELVTGKPPIDPEFGEKDLVKWVSSTVSQKGIEYVIDPNLDSCHREGISKVLSIGLLCTSSLPINRPSMRKVVKMLQEVNAKNMPKIRKNGSKSSHCYLKDPIEYGSNV
- the LOC122019658 gene encoding rac-like GTP-binding protein 7 yields the protein MSAARFIKCVTVGDGAVGKTCMLISYTSNTFPTDYVPTVFDNFSANVIVDGSTVNLGLWDTAGQEDYNRLRPLSYRGADVFLLAFSLISKASYENIYKKWVPELRHYAPTVPIVLVGTKLDLREDKQYFLDHPGATPITTAQGEELKKMIGAAVYIECSSKTQQNVKAVFDAAIKVVLCPPKLKKKSRKQRKCLIL